The Bradyrhizobium ottawaense genome window below encodes:
- a CDS encoding S1 family peptidase, whose translation MGAPALADRAAVQIAARYNVRTVHVQYVGVMYNDKQEVGGGSGLLIGDSLVLTNSHVIGREENYKSFDVNARLGSRNANPIKVTAVHRDDARDLALLELSQSAGNSRGASRCPMPVINDNQQAPIYLLGYPLDLDLSISSGLISSQTSPNGRRQTDTIMNVGNSGGPAFNEFGVAASSSGTRRRFPVSTSSFQRP comes from the coding sequence ATGGGCGCGCCCGCGCTGGCCGATCGCGCGGCGGTGCAGATTGCTGCGCGCTACAATGTCAGGACGGTTCACGTCCAGTACGTTGGCGTGATGTACAACGACAAGCAGGAAGTCGGCGGCGGCTCCGGGCTGCTCATCGGCGACAGCCTCGTGCTGACCAACAGCCATGTGATCGGACGCGAGGAGAACTACAAGAGCTTCGACGTCAATGCCCGCCTCGGGTCGCGCAATGCGAATCCCATCAAGGTCACTGCGGTTCATCGCGACGATGCCAGGGACCTGGCTCTTCTGGAGCTGTCGCAGTCCGCCGGCAATAGCCGTGGCGCCTCTCGTTGCCCGATGCCTGTGATCAACGACAACCAGCAGGCCCCGATCTATTTGCTAGGTTATCCTCTCGATCTGGATCTGAGCATTTCGAGCGGTCTGATCAGCAGCCAGACGAGCCCGAACGGCCGACGGCAGACCGACACAATCATGAATGTCGGCAACAGCGGCGGACCTGCATTCAACGAGTTCGGCGTGGCGGCATCGTCAAGTGGAACGAGGCGCAGGTTTCCGGTGTCAACTTCATCATTCCAGCGACCGTGA